The stretch of DNA AATAATTAATATTGGGTTAGGAAGTGCTATAAAAGATTCAAAAATTATGGATGAGGCAGTAAAGGAATTAGCCGTAATTAGCGGTCAAAAACCTATCATCACCCGGGCTAAAAAATCTATATCTAACTTTGGAGTTAGAAAAGATATGCCAGTAGGTTGCAAGGTTACCTTACGGAATGATAAAATGTATGAATTCTTAGATAAATTTATCAATATAGCTATTGCAAGAATTCGAGATTTTAGAGGTATCCCTTCTGATTCTTTTGATGGAAGAGGGAATTATACTGTTGGTGTAAAGGAACAGTTAATTTTTCCTGAAATAGATTTTGATCAAGTAACTAC from Candidatus Atribacteria bacterium encodes:
- a CDS encoding 50S ribosomal protein L5, producing the protein MPRLKDKYLKQVVPEMMKKFKYKSVMAVPKLEKTIINIGLGSAIKDSKIMDEAVKELAVISGQKPIITRAKKSISNFGVRKDMPVGCKVTLRNDKMYEFLDKFINIAIARIRDFRGIPSDSFDGRGNYTVGVKEQLIFPEIDFDQVTTTLGMNITIVTSALNDEEGKAFLELMGVPFKK